The sequence CGTCCCGCGGGCCGCCGAATCGCGACGAAGAATGGCGCGCCGGCGGCCGGGAGCGCAAGGAGGTGAGCCGTGAGGTCTGGCCCGAAGCCACCCAGCGACCTGACGAAGCACAAGGGCATCGAGACCGTCCGCCAGATCCAGTTCCTGATGGTCCTGTGCTCGGTGCTGCCGCCGGACGGAAAGGCGCGCGAGATGCTCAGGCTCGCGCTCGACGTCAGCAACGAGGAGTTCCCGGACGGTGTCGAGCCGATTCACGATCTCCACCCGCAGGCCACCAAGACCTGGCTCGAGTTCTTCTGGACTCGGGTCGGCATTTCCCCCGAGGAAAGGGAGTTGATCGACTGGCAGAACGACAAGCCGAGCATGGACATCGCCGTCGAAGAGCTCCAGGAGGCCGAGCGCAGACTCGGCATCAGGCTGGCGCCTCGAACGGTCGAGTGAACAGCAACGAACCAGGAGGAAGAAATGTCACCCAGCACGATTCTGCGGCACGCCGCCGCCGACGCCGACGTCCGCACGGAACTGCTCGCCGGAGCGGGACGGTTCGGTGTGCCCGCCGCCGCCGTCCCCGCCGCCGTCGCGCAGCCCGACACCGCCTCGCTGGGCTACTGGACCGAGGGCGTCGCCGCCGTCGACGCCTACGCCTGCGCGTCCACGTGCAGCTCGGGGCCGTTCACCTTCGCGTGCGACGGCAGCACCAAGTAGCGCCTCCGCGTTAGCGCCCGGCCTCGCGCCGGGCGCGCGGAACACCGATGGGCCGAAGCCATCGGCCCATCACCTCCGACCTTCCCCCACAGGCGAGACTGTCCCACAGGCGAGGAGCCCGCCCGCGTGAAGCCGACCTTTCCCGTGGACCTCGCGGCCCGGGCCGCGAACCTGTCCGAGCGGATCCAGATCGTGTCCGCCCTCGGCCCGCCGTCCGGCGCGGAGCCGCTGGAGGCCTTCGACGCCTGGAGGATCGACCGGCTGGCCGCCAAGCTGGCCGCCAAGTTCGGCGCGGAGACCAGCCCCCGGTCGGAGCGGCACACGGAAGAGTCGCTGCGCGAGACCCTGCGGGCCTATCGCGCGCACGAGCTCGGCCTCACCGACCCCGAAGGCCGTCTGGGCCGGATGCTGGCGGACCTCCACCGAGGCTGGCTGCCGGTCTACCGGGAGACGCTGGACGGGTTCGACCCCGGCGACGAGGCGTTCGCGGCGGCGGACTGGCGCTCGGACGAGGTCTACCACGGCCGGCTCGCCACCGCCTGCGAGCCCTTCCTGGTGGAGCTCGGCCGCCGGCTGACCAGCGCGATCGACGGCGGCGGGCCCGCGGTCCGCGTCGACTCCCGGCTGGTGGCCGACTTCCAGGCCTACCTGCTCGACCGGTTCGAGCTGGCGCTGGCCTGGGCGGTGGAGACCGACGCGAAGGTGCACTGCCGGCTGCACGGGATCGACCCGGCGAGCGCGACCCACGACGACTACCTCGCCTACCTCGACAAGACGTTCGCCGACACCGACGCCTATCACCGCTTCTACCTGGAGTTCCCCCTGCTCGGCCGCTGGCTCGCCCAGACGACCGGGCAGCTCGCCGAGCACGGCGCCCAGATGGTCGGCAGGCTCCGCGACGACGCCGCCGAGCTGTCCGAGTCGTTCTTCGGGCGGCCCGTCGCGGCGGTGCGGACCGCGCGGCTCGGCCGTTCCGACCACCACGCCGGGGGCCGCAGCGTCGCGATCGTCGAGGTCGAGCTCGCGGACGGCGCGCAGGAGTCCGTGGTCTACAAGCCCCGCGGCCTGGAGGGCGAGGCCGGGTTCCAGGGGCTGCTGGCGCGGCTGCGCGCCGACGGCGTCCTCGACTATGCCGAGCGGGCCGTGCTCCGGAGGGACGGCTACGGCTTCGAGGCGCTGATCCCGCCGGGACGCAACCGGGTCGCCACCCGGGAGGAGGCCGAGCGCGTCTACGCCGAACTCGGCGGCTACCTGGCGATCTTCTATGTGCTGGGCGGCGGCGACCTGCACTTCGAGAACGTCCTCATCGCGGACGGCCACGCCTTCATCTGCGACTGCGAGACGGTGCTCGGAGCCCTGCCCAAGGGGTGGCCGCGCCCGTCGGGGACGCTGATGGACTCGGTCTTCAGGACCGGACTGATCGAGTGGCCGAGGAGCGGCGCGGCACCCGAGGGCGAGATGCGGATCAGCGGGTACACCGGCGGCGGCGGTTACGAGATGCCGATGCCGGTGCCGCAGGTCGACCGCCTGCAGTCCTTCGCGTCGTCCGTCAGCTACCGCGAAGGAGTGCGGGTCGACCCGGGGGCCGCCAACCGGATCTTCGTCGGCGAGGAGCTGACGCACGCCGAGGAGTTCGTCGACGCCATCGGGACCGGTTTCGACCGGGTCTACGAGTGGTTCCGGCGGCGGCCCGACGAGGCGATCGCCTGCGTCCGCGAGCTGTTCTCCGGTTCGGGCGTCCGCTTCGTCAACTGGAGCACCCAGGTCTACTCGCAGCTGCTCGCGGCGGCCCTGCACCCGCGGTGCCTGCTGGAGCCGCTGGAGGCCGACCTGCTGATCGAGACCGTCCGCACCTTCCCGCGCAAGTGGGACCAGGACGCGGCCCTCCCCGGCTGGGAGGTCGCGTCGATGTGGCGCCGGGACGTTCCGCTGTTCAGCGTCGAGGCGGGCGGCACCGCGCTCGTCCACGACCACGTGTCCCGGGTCGGGGCGGATCTGGAGACGAGCCCGCTCGACCACGCCGCGTCCCGGATCAGGGGCCTGTCCGCGCGGAACCGCGCGCAGCAGCGCCAGTACATCGCCGCCGGGCTGTCCGGCGGCGACGTCACGAGCGCCGACTTCGCCGAGACGTGCGTCGAGCGCGCGGCCGCGCTCGGGGAGCAGCTCTGCGCGATGCTCCGCGCACCGGACGCGCCCGCCCCCTGGACGTCCTTCGTGATCGCCCCCGACGGGCGGAACGAGGTCGACATCGAGGGCGACCTCTACAACGGCTCGGGCGGCATCGCCCTGTTCCTGGCCTACCTCGACGCCCTCGACCCGCGTCCCGAGTTCCGCGCGGCGGCTCGGCGGGCGCTGGACCACGCCGTCGCCACCTGGGAACGGCAGCGCATCGGGGCCTTCACGGGGCTCGGCGGCATGGTCTACGTCCTCACGCACCTGTACCGCCTCTGGGGTGAGCGCGCCCTGCTCGACCGCGCCCTCGAACTGGGCGACGAGCTGGCCGGACGCATCGACGGCGACCGCCACCTGGACGTCTTCCACGGCGCCGCCGGGCTCATCCCGGTGATGATCGGCCTGGCCGGCGTCGCGGACGGACGAGGCCTGGAGCAGGCGCACCACTGCGCCGCGCATCTGCTGTGCCGCGCGGAGGCCGAGGGCGACGCCCTGTCCTGGCCCGGCTCCGACCTCGGTGCTTCCGGAGCCAACCTGACCGGCCTGTCCCACGGCGCCGGCGGCGTCGGCTGGGCACTGATCACGCTGGGCCGGCTCACCGACCGCGCCGAGTACGTCTCGGCCGGACGGCGGGCCTTCGCCTACGAGGCCCTCCACTTCGACCAGAGCGCGCAGGACTGGTACGACCTGCGCGAGTTCCCCGGCGGGATGCTCTGGGAGGGACGCCACTACGCCAACGCCTGGTGCAACGGCGCGGCGGGCATCGGGCTGAGCCGCATCCAGAGCTGGGCGGCGCTCGGCAAGGACGACGACTCGGTGCTGACCGAGGCCAGGAGCGCGCTGACGGCGACGATGCGCAACTTCCCGCGCCTGATGAACGACTCGCTGTGCCATGGCCGGTCCGGCAACGCCGAACTGTTCCTGCGGTTCGCGCTGCTGGCGGACGAGCCCGCGTTCCGCCTGGAGGCCAACGTCCAGGTGCAGGCGCAGTGGCGCAACCTGGAGGACGCTCCGCCCGCGTCCGCCACCGGGTTCTTCCCCGGGCTGATGCTCGGCATGTCCGGCTTCGGAATGCACTTCCTGCGGCTGGCCCATCCGGAGCGGGTCCCCTCGGCGCTCCTCCTGGACCCTCCGCCCGCGTCGATCTGAGGAGTGATCTCCCCCATGTCCGTCGAATCCTGCGCGGCGTTCCTGCGGTACGCCCTCCGCGACACCGGGATCAGGCAGCAGATGAAGGCCATGACCGCGGTCGCGGAGATGATCCGCCTCGGCCGGGCGCACGGCTACCTGTTCGACGCCCGGGACCTCGCGGCTGCGTCGTCCTCGCCGGACTTCTCCGAGGCCGCGCCCAGAGCGGCGTCCGAGA is a genomic window of Actinomadura citrea containing:
- a CDS encoding DurN family substrate-assisted peptide maturase is translated as MRSGPKPPSDLTKHKGIETVRQIQFLMVLCSVLPPDGKAREMLRLALDVSNEEFPDGVEPIHDLHPQATKTWLEFFWTRVGISPEERELIDWQNDKPSMDIAVEELQEAERRLGIRLAPRTVE
- a CDS encoding cinnamycin family lantibiotic, with product MSPSTILRHAAADADVRTELLAGAGRFGVPAAAVPAAVAQPDTASLGYWTEGVAAVDAYACASTCSSGPFTFACDGSTK
- a CDS encoding type 2 lanthipeptide synthetase LanM family protein; this encodes MKPTFPVDLAARAANLSERIQIVSALGPPSGAEPLEAFDAWRIDRLAAKLAAKFGAETSPRSERHTEESLRETLRAYRAHELGLTDPEGRLGRMLADLHRGWLPVYRETLDGFDPGDEAFAAADWRSDEVYHGRLATACEPFLVELGRRLTSAIDGGGPAVRVDSRLVADFQAYLLDRFELALAWAVETDAKVHCRLHGIDPASATHDDYLAYLDKTFADTDAYHRFYLEFPLLGRWLAQTTGQLAEHGAQMVGRLRDDAAELSESFFGRPVAAVRTARLGRSDHHAGGRSVAIVEVELADGAQESVVYKPRGLEGEAGFQGLLARLRADGVLDYAERAVLRRDGYGFEALIPPGRNRVATREEAERVYAELGGYLAIFYVLGGGDLHFENVLIADGHAFICDCETVLGALPKGWPRPSGTLMDSVFRTGLIEWPRSGAAPEGEMRISGYTGGGGYEMPMPVPQVDRLQSFASSVSYREGVRVDPGAANRIFVGEELTHAEEFVDAIGTGFDRVYEWFRRRPDEAIACVRELFSGSGVRFVNWSTQVYSQLLAAALHPRCLLEPLEADLLIETVRTFPRKWDQDAALPGWEVASMWRRDVPLFSVEAGGTALVHDHVSRVGADLETSPLDHAASRIRGLSARNRAQQRQYIAAGLSGGDVTSADFAETCVERAAALGEQLCAMLRAPDAPAPWTSFVIAPDGRNEVDIEGDLYNGSGGIALFLAYLDALDPRPEFRAAARRALDHAVATWERQRIGAFTGLGGMVYVLTHLYRLWGERALLDRALELGDELAGRIDGDRHLDVFHGAAGLIPVMIGLAGVADGRGLEQAHHCAAHLLCRAEAEGDALSWPGSDLGASGANLTGLSHGAGGVGWALITLGRLTDRAEYVSAGRRAFAYEALHFDQSAQDWYDLREFPGGMLWEGRHYANAWCNGAAGIGLSRIQSWAALGKDDDSVLTEARSALTATMRNFPRLMNDSLCHGRSGNAELFLRFALLADEPAFRLEANVQVQAQWRNLEDAPPASATGFFPGLMLGMSGFGMHFLRLAHPERVPSALLLDPPPASI